A genomic window from Cutibacterium acnes includes:
- a CDS encoding flavin reductase family protein encodes MVQTDPFAILPLDKWKWHPSPLAGQIVYVLTSSASGELDLAPKSWVQMAGFNGPLLSLGCSKHHWTHNNIMTTGHYTVSFPTVEQTRCAGAIARTPRAERVAASGLTPVPSSTAGIPHLRECPAYCECELYREVALEGDEVLILGQIRCLAVHTDVIGLGPGEMYSRLAPGFFLEPGVTGTLALED; translated from the coding sequence TTGGTGCAAACTGATCCGTTCGCCATCCTGCCGCTCGACAAGTGGAAGTGGCATCCCTCACCCCTTGCCGGACAGATCGTCTACGTGCTCACAAGCTCCGCATCGGGTGAACTCGACCTTGCACCCAAAAGCTGGGTTCAGATGGCAGGCTTCAACGGGCCGTTACTGAGCTTGGGATGCTCCAAGCACCATTGGACACACAACAACATCATGACCACGGGCCACTACACGGTGAGCTTCCCCACGGTCGAGCAGACGCGCTGCGCTGGGGCAATCGCACGGACTCCACGTGCCGAACGGGTCGCGGCGAGTGGTCTCACGCCAGTGCCGTCCTCCACAGCCGGAATCCCGCATCTGCGCGAATGCCCGGCTTACTGCGAATGCGAGCTGTACCGCGAAGTCGCGCTCGAGGGCGATGAGGTGCTGATCCTCGGCCAGATCCGTTGTTTAGCCGTGCACACCGATGTAATCGGACTAGGACCGGGCGAGATGTACTCCCGTCTGGCTCCCGGATTTTTCCTGGAACCCGGAGTTACGGGAACTTTGGCTCTAGAGGACTGA
- a CDS encoding TetR/AcrR family transcriptional regulator has product MFARDGFDSVTVEQITEAADVSAMTFYRHFGSKEAVVTSVATTDQMDHAIGALDRIRIPGEIPDVLDDFFADAASWEAELAERVALVRANQTLVNALWQRSTSWTDAISEVLGPGLDSRIYARVLVGAITETVLAWPDSPEFPSSFALRELIEKTLSSFVNYHQHRGI; this is encoded by the coding sequence TTGTTTGCCCGGGACGGTTTTGACAGCGTGACCGTGGAACAGATTACCGAGGCCGCTGACGTCTCCGCCATGACTTTCTACCGACACTTCGGCAGCAAGGAAGCCGTCGTCACCAGCGTCGCCACTACTGACCAAATGGATCATGCCATTGGTGCGCTAGATCGAATTCGTATCCCAGGCGAAATCCCAGATGTTCTCGATGATTTCTTCGCAGACGCAGCATCTTGGGAAGCGGAACTGGCCGAGCGCGTTGCCTTAGTTCGAGCTAACCAGACTTTAGTGAATGCCCTATGGCAGCGTTCCACTTCCTGGACCGATGCCATCAGCGAGGTGCTAGGGCCTGGATTGGACTCGCGAATCTACGCCCGGGTCCTGGTGGGGGCCATCACTGAGACGGTGCTCGCCTGGCCAGACTCACCAGAGTTCCCATCAAGCTTTGCGCTGCGGGAACTCATCGAAAAGACCCTGTCCAGCTTCGTGAACTACCATCAGCACCGCGGTATCTGA
- a CDS encoding FtsX-like permease family protein — protein sequence MRELTVLSVRLVRQHLTLYLGCLATIVATAALTSAEAGLVHGFSDITRVHVAGFSTEEVATQLPGIRSILTLLAGLAIAISGVLMITAIRQVIASRQEELAMMRLTGASRGLLARMIASESFILGLLAGLPGALIGAALTYPLFRGMQAVGFFGRTMTIDFRFPVGSMFAVTGLIATVAATAGCVATRISIRGDLLASIAPMARRMSWWQIAWRFVLILTGVVSLVVLDPQGMGTNIILILPILAVVPLLAAAPLAMPIGAWVVGRIVGLFAPGPGKLAARRAAKDRMRYARLVTPAIISCGILGGFLVANAPDEQMRTQALTAQVAADTVITTNLDDATPIAKALGHKTRQQSRLASRYRVAGGTRRMWHFTDAPAFAKLTNLHITAGDMSRVTGTNIASGIGNSVGDRIAVVDNTGHPVTLTVVAVFTDEVYEGLIFDWGQISALGPKNTTATIFTKGLSTGEVRSVLQSEGISGTVFDKTGFVQYMSDLRRANTYRSNVGLFATVYLMCLIGVIQTTISNGLSRRKEFQVLRSLGVSRLGILATVGVEAAILQVVTGILVFSVILALGFRFASNNGTSAWAAVSAALPTTAGAFCLIAVLTVVAQLIGSQVSLRYSSN from the coding sequence GTGCGGGAGCTGACTGTTCTGTCTGTGCGTCTGGTTCGTCAACACCTGACCCTGTATCTGGGCTGTCTGGCGACGATCGTAGCTACGGCAGCGCTGACATCGGCCGAAGCCGGACTGGTTCATGGGTTCTCTGACATCACCAGGGTGCACGTTGCGGGTTTCTCAACCGAAGAAGTTGCCACACAGTTACCCGGCATCCGAAGCATTCTGACCTTGTTGGCAGGGCTGGCAATCGCCATCAGCGGTGTCCTCATGATTACAGCCATCAGGCAAGTCATCGCATCCCGACAAGAGGAATTGGCGATGATGCGCCTCACGGGCGCCAGCCGTGGACTACTGGCGCGGATGATTGCCAGCGAGTCTTTCATCCTCGGCTTGCTCGCAGGCCTGCCCGGCGCCTTGATTGGCGCCGCACTAACCTATCCCTTGTTTCGGGGCATGCAAGCAGTCGGCTTCTTTGGTCGTACCATGACGATCGACTTCAGGTTCCCGGTAGGCAGCATGTTCGCGGTGACTGGGCTCATCGCCACTGTCGCCGCGACTGCGGGTTGTGTCGCTACTCGCATCAGCATTAGAGGTGACCTGCTGGCGTCCATTGCACCCATGGCTCGCCGCATGTCCTGGTGGCAGATCGCTTGGCGGTTCGTTCTAATACTGACGGGTGTCGTCAGTTTGGTTGTTTTGGACCCGCAGGGTATGGGAACCAACATCATTCTGATATTGCCGATATTGGCCGTGGTGCCGCTTCTTGCGGCAGCTCCTCTGGCGATGCCTATCGGGGCATGGGTCGTCGGGCGGATCGTCGGATTGTTCGCGCCAGGACCTGGCAAGTTGGCTGCCCGACGCGCCGCGAAGGATCGTATGCGCTATGCGCGCCTCGTCACTCCGGCGATCATCTCATGCGGCATTCTGGGAGGGTTCCTGGTCGCTAACGCACCCGATGAGCAGATGCGCACGCAAGCACTCACTGCACAGGTAGCCGCCGACACCGTGATTACCACCAATCTTGATGACGCTACTCCGATCGCCAAGGCCCTGGGCCACAAAACCCGCCAGCAGTCGCGGCTTGCCTCCCGATACCGAGTTGCCGGAGGCACCCGACGTATGTGGCACTTCACAGACGCGCCGGCGTTCGCCAAGCTGACCAACCTGCACATCACGGCGGGAGACATGTCCCGAGTTACGGGCACCAACATTGCAAGCGGGATTGGTAACTCAGTGGGCGATCGCATAGCCGTAGTGGACAACACTGGACATCCTGTGACCTTGACTGTTGTGGCGGTCTTCACCGACGAAGTGTATGAAGGGCTCATCTTTGACTGGGGCCAGATCAGCGCCCTCGGGCCAAAGAACACAACCGCCACCATCTTCACTAAGGGCCTGTCGACGGGAGAAGTCCGCTCCGTGCTGCAGTCTGAAGGCATCAGCGGAACCGTTTTCGACAAGACCGGCTTCGTTCAGTACATGTCAGATCTCCGCAGAGCCAACACCTATCGCTCCAATGTTGGCCTCTTCGCCACCGTCTACCTGATGTGCCTCATCGGAGTCATCCAGACCACCATCAGCAACGGACTGTCACGCCGCAAAGAATTCCAAGTACTGCGCTCGCTTGGAGTCAGCCGCCTCGGCATCCTGGCCACCGTCGGCGTCGAGGCAGCGATTCTGCAAGTTGTCACCGGCATCTTGGTGTTTTCTGTCATCTTGGCCCTGGGTTTCAGGTTTGCCTCCAACAACGGAACCTCGGCCTGGGCTGCCGTGTCAGCTGCACTGCCTACGACCGCTGGCGCGTTCTGCCTCATAGCCGTCCTCACCGTGGTCGCGCAGCTTATCGGGAGTCAAGTGTCACTGCGTTACAGCAGCAATTGA
- a CDS encoding ABC transporter ATP-binding protein gives MTRLREEPPVPTLEVKELHHRFEKGPEVLRGVSVTFQSGTMTAIMGPSGSGKSTLLNCISGLVRPKTGKVLYNGADLTGFSQSDLDKLHRRSWGFIFQSYNLVDALTSADNVKLPALFDRKRMDNATVEAALGRVGMAGFAHRYPDQLSGGQRQRVAIARAIASTREVVFADEPTGALDSESRREVMTHLEALSQAGSTVIIVTHDPVVAASASRVLFLFDGQIADDSTGMDAVAISSRIAALEAQACGS, from the coding sequence ATGACCCGGCTTAGAGAGGAACCACCAGTGCCGACTCTAGAGGTCAAAGAACTACACCATCGATTCGAAAAGGGTCCCGAAGTGCTCCGGGGTGTCAGCGTCACGTTCCAGTCGGGAACGATGACAGCAATCATGGGACCCTCGGGCTCGGGCAAGTCAACCCTTCTGAACTGCATATCGGGACTGGTCAGACCCAAAACAGGCAAAGTTCTCTACAACGGCGCAGATCTGACAGGGTTCAGCCAGAGCGACCTGGACAAGCTACACCGCAGATCGTGGGGGTTCATTTTCCAGTCCTACAACCTCGTTGACGCCTTGACATCTGCCGATAACGTCAAGCTACCGGCCTTGTTCGACCGCAAACGCATGGACAATGCAACCGTCGAAGCTGCGCTCGGACGCGTGGGAATGGCTGGATTCGCTCACCGATATCCAGATCAGCTATCAGGCGGGCAACGACAGCGTGTCGCCATCGCGCGTGCCATTGCTTCGACCCGGGAGGTCGTCTTCGCCGACGAACCCACCGGAGCACTCGACAGTGAGTCTCGCCGCGAGGTAATGACTCATCTGGAGGCTCTTTCCCAGGCTGGATCAACTGTGATCATCGTGACTCACGACCCCGTCGTCGCCGCTTCGGCTTCTCGTGTGTTGTTTCTCTTCGACGGCCAGATCGCCGACGACAGCACCGGCATGGACGCCGTGGCAATCTCCAGTCGCATCGCTGCTTTGGAGGCACAGGCGTGCGGGAGCTGA
- a CDS encoding sensor histidine kinase, translating into MFSTANLKSLAHAFVLAVLCGPMALLSLLGLVLIGGVGSASDDMWRGMAFWRGCRVPRPRTPGVDWRTWLCALVQMLLGAAAFGVLSMGSVLAGAFAWAAITTQHGWDLFGWYPGDGLARPVMASLSLITLMLEIVSCWVLSGLSVAVWALLTMTRTTVDDLQRSRKVLTDSFSSERRRIERELHDGVQQYLTATQLALATAQLASTDNPEALAAIAIAQENTGRAVAALRTTIRGIHPRVLDEAGLTEAVRELVGLSGLRGSVQVQENGHDQQVSSSGAVLLYHAVAEAMTNAVRHGGASAVAVTVTWHAESVEVTVVDDGTGPQDGAVSPDSSGLAGLTQQAEMLGGSLWFGQDKATGGGRLRVQIPRKTAV; encoded by the coding sequence GTGTTCTCGACAGCGAACCTCAAGTCTCTTGCCCACGCGTTCGTTCTCGCCGTGTTGTGTGGTCCGATGGCCCTGCTGTCTTTGCTAGGACTGGTCCTCATTGGTGGAGTCGGTTCCGCGAGCGACGATATGTGGCGAGGAATGGCATTCTGGCGGGGATGTCGTGTTCCGCGTCCGCGCACGCCCGGTGTCGACTGGCGTACCTGGCTGTGCGCCCTGGTGCAGATGCTCCTGGGCGCGGCAGCCTTTGGTGTGCTCTCCATGGGATCGGTTTTGGCCGGTGCGTTCGCCTGGGCGGCGATCACGACTCAGCATGGGTGGGACCTCTTCGGGTGGTACCCGGGCGATGGGCTTGCCCGCCCCGTCATGGCGTCGCTGTCGCTGATCACTCTGATGCTCGAGATCGTCTCCTGTTGGGTCCTCTCTGGGTTGTCCGTGGCGGTGTGGGCGCTCCTCACCATGACGCGCACGACCGTTGACGATCTTCAGCGATCTCGTAAGGTGCTGACGGACTCATTCTCGAGTGAACGGAGACGCATTGAGCGAGAGCTTCACGATGGTGTGCAGCAGTACCTCACTGCAACACAACTAGCGCTGGCGACAGCGCAGCTCGCGTCAACTGACAACCCGGAGGCCCTTGCAGCCATCGCGATTGCACAGGAGAACACTGGACGAGCTGTTGCTGCGCTCCGCACGACCATCCGAGGGATCCACCCTCGAGTGCTCGACGAGGCCGGTCTGACTGAGGCTGTCCGTGAGCTGGTCGGCCTTTCCGGGTTACGTGGCTCGGTGCAGGTCCAGGAGAATGGACACGACCAGCAGGTCAGTTCTTCGGGAGCAGTGCTGCTGTACCACGCCGTTGCCGAGGCCATGACGAATGCTGTTCGACATGGAGGAGCCTCAGCTGTCGCGGTCACTGTCACCTGGCATGCGGAGTCAGTCGAGGTGACGGTCGTCGATGATGGCACCGGTCCCCAGGACGGAGCAGTGTCCCCGGACAGTTCTGGACTGGCTGGCCTGACGCAACAAGCTGAGATGCTTGGCGGCAGCCTCTGGTTCGGACAAGATAAGGCCACAGGCGGTGGGCGATTGCGTGTACAAATCCCTCGCAAGACCGCTGTATGA
- a CDS encoding response regulator transcription factor — translation MRKEAEMKVLLAEDSALLRAGLCQLLRAMGHHVVEVGDADTLLQAGRFSDIEAIVTDVRMPPRMADDGLAVVHELRRERLAEGRPVLPVIVLSQYVAAAYLDRLLDYGAFGYLLKERVSDVAEFSRALVDVVAGGTVVDPEVTRALVGAASDGLAMLTDRERDVLELMAQGLSNSQIGERLFLSRSGVSKHVANVFIKLGFDPTDDNRRVRAVLVWLRREGIHRAPSKLLEPR, via the coding sequence ATGAGGAAGGAGGCCGAGATGAAAGTACTACTGGCTGAGGATTCGGCTCTGTTACGAGCTGGGCTTTGCCAACTGTTGCGAGCCATGGGGCACCACGTCGTCGAGGTGGGCGACGCCGACACTCTGTTGCAGGCGGGACGATTCAGCGACATCGAGGCGATTGTTACAGATGTCCGCATGCCCCCGCGGATGGCCGATGACGGTTTGGCAGTCGTTCACGAGCTACGCCGTGAACGACTTGCTGAGGGGCGCCCGGTTTTGCCTGTCATCGTACTGTCCCAGTATGTTGCGGCAGCCTATCTGGACCGACTCCTGGACTACGGGGCATTCGGCTATCTACTCAAGGAGCGCGTTTCGGATGTTGCCGAGTTCTCGCGGGCTCTCGTCGACGTGGTAGCCGGGGGAACTGTCGTGGACCCCGAAGTCACCCGCGCACTCGTCGGCGCTGCTAGTGACGGTTTGGCCATGTTGACTGATCGGGAACGGGACGTCCTAGAACTCATGGCCCAAGGACTCTCCAATTCTCAGATTGGTGAGCGATTGTTTTTGAGCCGTAGCGGCGTCAGCAAGCACGTGGCCAACGTCTTCATCAAGCTCGGCTTTGATCCCACCGACGACAACCGCCGTGTTCGAGCCGTACTTGTGTGGTTGAGACGAGAGGGTATTCACCGGGCTCCTTCGAAGCTGCTGGAACCTCGATAA
- a CDS encoding GntR family transcriptional regulator, which produces MLAGEMSDDLVLTIGTLSKLFWGGLRIGWLRASSTRIRQLIERRKAEDLASPISTQVVATNLMTHVGEARRERRALFKPAGGQHVRLLATCFRRGCGPHHKVVLVCGPILTMTPQLWLKLRNEWGFDWLRGRDIRLMTGSGQCCGFLSGMNRSRSRKHWECCAEPSLIGDDAD; this is translated from the coding sequence ATGTTGGCAGGAGAGATGAGCGATGATCTGGTACTCACGATCGGAACACTGTCGAAACTGTTTTGGGGTGGTCTGAGAATCGGATGGTTGAGAGCCAGTTCGACGCGCATTCGGCAACTGATCGAGCGTCGCAAGGCGGAGGATCTTGCCAGCCCCATATCAACCCAGGTGGTTGCCACCAACCTGATGACGCATGTGGGGGAAGCGCGTCGAGAGCGACGAGCGCTCTTCAAGCCGGCCGGGGGGCAACATGTGAGGTTGTTAGCGACGTGTTTCCGGCGTGGGTGTGGACCGCATCACAAAGTGGTACTGGTTTGTGGGCCGATACTCACAATGACTCCTCAGCTTTGGCTGAAGCTGCGAAACGAGTGGGGGTTCGACTGGCTCCGGGGCCGGGATATTCGGCTTATGACGGGCAGCGGACAATGTTGCGGCTTCCTGTCTGGCATGAACCGGAGTCGCTCGAGAAAGCATTGGGAATGCTGCGCCGAGCCGTCTCTGATAGGTGATGACGCCGATTGA
- a CDS encoding ATP-binding cassette domain-containing protein — MCMDCSGLGYVDGIDLQELIAPDRSLNEGAVRFPSFEPGTYRWKRLVCSGLFDPDVPWKELPEASRKLLLHGQGVRLERPLTGYPKHGIFDGIIPRLKASYLEKANAKTTEKEDAALRRIVKRVVCPHCHGQRINEAARASRIEGLNIAEASHLSIDECIAFIKTITDEITEAPRQAVLARLNNMRDIGLGYLSLDRPTDTLSGGEAQRLRLVSLLDAPITDATFVMDEPSSGLHPADIERLLRSLRKLRDSGNTVIIVEHNLQVLAACDHVVELGPGAGDDGGRVLFEGSPRSLTRSDTPTGKALRAGIQLNRRSRPATDVIEVTHARCNNLGDVSVSFPVGALTVVSGVAGSGKSSLASALAQQHPEVTIIDQLPLAASSRSSILTALGLESPIREAFSKISGLTTSWFSANGKGACPLCKGRGTTHVDMAFMDDVQTPCERCGGRKFNETTMAVRLPMGSLNPTIADVLDSGLNQVSELYATQDDVLTVISLLQQVGLGYLTLGRTLNTLSGGELQRIKLVQFLKEHREEQESVLVLDEITTGLHPKDVEQLIQFLRRLSERGATAIAIDHNPGLISQADYNIDIGPGAGTQGGTVVFTGTAWGLANCPASTTGKWLHKLVCSPAGVEPAP, encoded by the coding sequence ATGTGCATGGACTGCTCCGGCTTGGGCTATGTGGACGGTATCGACCTGCAAGAGCTTATCGCCCCCGACAGGAGCTTGAATGAAGGAGCTGTCCGCTTCCCCTCGTTCGAACCTGGAACTTATCGATGGAAACGTCTAGTGTGTTCTGGACTCTTCGACCCCGATGTGCCGTGGAAAGAACTGCCCGAGGCATCACGCAAGCTGCTCCTTCACGGCCAGGGAGTCCGTTTGGAGCGTCCCCTCACCGGCTATCCCAAACATGGCATCTTCGATGGGATCATTCCTCGCCTTAAAGCGTCATATTTGGAAAAAGCCAACGCGAAAACAACCGAGAAGGAAGATGCCGCACTGCGTAGGATCGTAAAGCGGGTCGTATGTCCTCATTGCCACGGTCAGCGCATTAACGAGGCAGCCCGCGCCAGTCGAATCGAGGGGCTCAACATTGCTGAAGCATCCCATTTGAGTATCGATGAATGCATTGCCTTTATCAAAACCATAACCGACGAGATAACTGAGGCACCCCGCCAAGCGGTTTTAGCAAGGCTGAACAACATGCGCGACATCGGCCTGGGGTATCTCAGCCTCGACCGTCCGACGGACACCCTTTCCGGCGGTGAAGCTCAACGGCTACGCCTCGTTAGCCTCTTGGACGCACCCATCACCGACGCAACTTTCGTGATGGATGAACCCTCAAGTGGACTGCACCCTGCCGATATCGAACGCCTGCTACGGTCGCTAAGGAAACTGCGGGACTCTGGGAACACTGTGATCATCGTCGAGCACAATCTGCAGGTCCTGGCCGCCTGCGATCATGTCGTTGAGCTCGGGCCGGGCGCGGGAGATGATGGCGGACGGGTTCTATTTGAGGGCAGCCCTCGGAGTTTGACCCGTAGCGACACCCCAACGGGAAAAGCACTGCGTGCAGGAATCCAACTGAATCGACGTTCTCGCCCCGCAACCGACGTCATAGAGGTCACTCACGCCCGCTGCAACAACCTGGGTGATGTGTCTGTGAGCTTTCCGGTCGGGGCACTCACGGTCGTATCTGGGGTGGCGGGTTCCGGAAAGAGTTCGCTGGCATCTGCTTTGGCCCAGCAGCACCCGGAAGTCACCATCATCGATCAATTGCCACTAGCAGCATCCAGCCGCTCCTCCATATTGACTGCTCTGGGTCTTGAATCCCCAATCCGTGAAGCCTTTTCCAAAATCTCAGGTTTGACTACCAGCTGGTTCAGCGCGAATGGGAAAGGCGCGTGCCCCTTGTGCAAGGGACGCGGCACGACACACGTAGACATGGCCTTCATGGATGACGTCCAAACACCGTGTGAGCGCTGCGGCGGCAGGAAGTTCAACGAAACCACGATGGCAGTCCGACTCCCAATGGGCTCGCTTAACCCCACGATCGCGGATGTTCTTGACAGCGGTTTGAATCAGGTCAGCGAACTATACGCCACCCAGGATGACGTGCTCACCGTCATATCCTTGCTCCAGCAGGTTGGCCTCGGCTATCTCACCTTGGGACGGACACTAAACACGCTCTCTGGCGGTGAGCTCCAGCGGATAAAGCTCGTCCAGTTCCTCAAGGAACATCGGGAGGAACAGGAAAGCGTGCTCGTATTAGATGAGATTACGACCGGATTACATCCCAAAGATGTAGAGCAATTGATCCAATTTTTACGCCGATTGTCCGAGAGGGGTGCAACCGCCATCGCGATCGACCATAACCCAGGGCTCATCTCTCAGGCCGATTACAACATCGATATCGGCCCAGGCGCGGGGACTCAAGGCGGCACGGTAGTCTTCACCGGAACAGCATGGGGACTGGCTAACTGTCCGGCGTCCACGACAGGAAAATGGCTTCACAAATTGGTCTGCTCACCCGCCGGCGTTGAACCAGCCCCATGA
- a CDS encoding MarR family winged helix-turn-helix transcriptional regulator, whose translation MDLRSILMHLQCELVAERSLVNPLDISWLQYDVLLQLDREHEMLPSELSLVMGISRTKLSKALKSLKVMGYVRQTPSKSDGRELRTSITESGRRLLEDISLQHTSLYETAIRSMTKDELEVFARLSEKLSSSLKQQRIASHA comes from the coding sequence ATGGACCTCCGAAGCATCCTGATGCATCTTCAGTGTGAGCTGGTCGCAGAGCGTTCCCTAGTGAATCCGCTCGACATTTCCTGGCTGCAATACGATGTTCTCCTCCAGCTGGACAGAGAACACGAGATGCTGCCATCTGAGCTCAGTCTCGTCATGGGGATCTCACGCACGAAACTGTCTAAGGCGTTAAAGAGCTTGAAAGTTATGGGCTACGTTCGCCAGACCCCAAGCAAGTCAGACGGCAGAGAGCTGCGCACGTCCATAACTGAAAGCGGCAGACGCTTGCTCGAGGATATTTCGCTTCAGCACACCTCCCTGTACGAAACGGCGATTAGGTCGATGACGAAGGATGAGCTGGAGGTATTTGCTCGCTTGTCTGAAAAGCTGTCTTCTTCCCTCAAGCAGCAACGGATTGCGAGCCATGCGTAA
- a CDS encoding sugar-binding transcriptional regulator produces MTDREHIQTLLTVARRYWLEQATQAEIAAEIGYSRSMVSRLLDEARRRGIITFTVQHPLERAIELEDALTRTFGLTCARVAMSNDNATADEVARMAADLVTTYMHPDSVIALSNGRGVASVVHAMTPIRRPGATVVQAIGGTAKGNLLLDSPELCRQLAERIGCAYRVMPAPVLVSNPQAAAALKAEESVGMTIAMASHADILVTGVGTVGMHSVAPIFDHVMSERAHTELLSRGAVGHICGHHVDTRGRHIDADFCQGLMAVPLDRIPSITHVIVSAFGSEKVPALTAILRGKWVTDLVTDIATARAVLGHLD; encoded by the coding sequence ATGACTGATCGCGAACACATCCAAACCTTGCTGACGGTCGCGCGGCGGTACTGGTTAGAGCAGGCCACTCAAGCCGAAATCGCCGCCGAGATCGGCTACTCCCGCTCGATGGTGTCCAGGCTTCTTGACGAGGCGAGGCGTCGCGGGATCATCACGTTCACAGTGCAGCATCCTTTGGAGCGAGCCATCGAGTTAGAGGACGCTCTGACACGCACCTTCGGGCTGACCTGCGCCCGAGTCGCGATGTCCAACGACAATGCCACGGCCGACGAGGTGGCGCGGATGGCAGCCGACCTGGTGACGACGTACATGCATCCCGATTCGGTAATCGCGTTGTCGAACGGGCGCGGGGTGGCGTCAGTGGTGCATGCGATGACGCCGATACGCCGTCCGGGGGCCACGGTGGTGCAGGCTATTGGTGGGACAGCCAAGGGAAATTTGTTGTTGGACTCTCCCGAGTTGTGCCGTCAGCTAGCAGAACGAATCGGGTGTGCATACCGGGTGATGCCGGCTCCGGTGCTGGTGTCGAATCCTCAGGCAGCGGCCGCGTTGAAGGCCGAGGAGTCAGTGGGTATGACGATCGCGATGGCCTCTCACGCAGACATCTTGGTGACCGGCGTAGGAACAGTCGGAATGCATTCGGTGGCGCCGATCTTCGACCACGTGATGTCGGAGCGCGCACACACAGAGTTGTTGTCACGCGGGGCCGTAGGACACATCTGCGGGCATCACGTCGATACCCGGGGTCGTCACATTGACGCAGACTTTTGTCAAGGGTTGATGGCAGTTCCGCTGGACCGGATTCCATCAATCACCCACGTCATCGTCAGCGCCTTTGGATCCGAAAAGGTGCCGGCCCTAACGGCAATTCTGCGAGGTAAATGGGTGACGGATCTGGTAACCGACATAGCGACGGCGAGGGCGGTGCTAGGCCATCTTGACTGA
- a CDS encoding phosphotriesterase has protein sequence MAVVRTINGDVSPDTLGVVNAHDHLIRVGAGEVYIDPDHLLDDVDKAAQEATYFVEASKSWAAGGTIIDMCPASSGRGVLKTLQVVEKVPGLQVVQATGFHQQKVYLEWRQSWVNQYTVTQIADLLIADIVEGIDRFDYMGPIVERTNVKAGVIKWATAYGKITEWEKKSGQAVAIASKETGCPINTHVTAGTCGPEQARFLVDQGVDPAKIAIGHMQRNWDPWVHEQICKLGCYVELDGTNRIKYVPDNTRVNLVKTLGEKGYGKQILLGTDSGKASYQKVYGSVSGIDYDPAVFCPRLVEDEGVDRDYVNDLLINNAATFFGFEPLAG, from the coding sequence ATGGCCGTCGTTCGTACCATCAATGGCGACGTTTCGCCCGACACCCTCGGCGTCGTCAATGCCCACGATCACCTCATCCGCGTCGGAGCCGGGGAGGTCTACATCGACCCTGACCACTTGCTTGACGACGTCGACAAGGCAGCCCAGGAGGCTACATATTTCGTCGAGGCCTCTAAGAGCTGGGCCGCTGGGGGAACCATCATCGACATGTGCCCGGCCTCCTCAGGCCGCGGCGTGCTCAAAACCCTCCAGGTCGTCGAGAAGGTTCCGGGGCTGCAGGTCGTCCAAGCCACCGGATTCCACCAGCAGAAGGTCTACCTCGAGTGGCGTCAGAGCTGGGTCAACCAGTACACCGTCACTCAGATCGCCGATCTACTCATCGCCGACATCGTTGAGGGCATCGACCGTTTCGACTATATGGGCCCCATTGTCGAGCGCACCAACGTCAAGGCGGGCGTCATCAAGTGGGCCACCGCCTACGGCAAGATCACCGAGTGGGAAAAGAAGTCCGGCCAAGCCGTCGCCATCGCATCTAAGGAGACCGGCTGTCCCATTAACACCCACGTGACGGCCGGAACTTGTGGCCCTGAGCAGGCAAGATTCCTTGTTGACCAGGGTGTTGATCCGGCCAAAATCGCTATCGGCCATATGCAGCGCAACTGGGATCCCTGGGTTCACGAGCAGATCTGCAAGCTCGGCTGCTACGTCGAGCTGGACGGCACTAACCGCATCAAGTACGTCCCGGATAACACCCGCGTCAACCTCGTGAAGACCCTCGGTGAGAAGGGCTACGGCAAGCAGATTCTGTTGGGCACCGACTCCGGTAAGGCCTCTTACCAAAAGGTTTACGGTTCGGTCTCAGGCATCGATTACGATCCGGCCGTCTTCTGTCCACGTCTCGTCGAAGACGAAGGCGTCGACCGCGACTACGTTAACGACCTCCTCATCAACAACGCGGCCACCTTCTTCGGCTTCGAGCCGCTGGCCGGGTGA